The following proteins come from a genomic window of Pirellula staleyi DSM 6068:
- the dnaN gene encoding DNA polymerase III subunit beta → MKIVCQRDKLVSAFQTAAMFAPARSPKAILQNVRLDVTNEGCTMMATDMDMGVRVNLEGVEVESTGTALLPVLHFGAILRESSDATLKIETTSRGTMVRGDRSEFRLQSEDPEEFPIVALFEETKYHNISAALLKQVITRTEFATDMESSRYALGGVLIELHGDKLIAVGTDGRRLAKMEGPAEAVNGHTTGDNTTIIRTPSMRLFGRAISENDNTVQLAARSSDVLLKTERATFYSRLVEGRFPRWRDVFPRRQDAIKIDLTVGPFFSVLRQAAVVTSQDSRGIDFTFADGTLTLSAVTSDAGQSRVEMPISYTGSAITVTLDHRFVADFLKVLSPEQTIVLEIESAESAAVFTADDSAYGYVVMPLSRDR, encoded by the coding sequence ATGAAGATCGTTTGCCAGCGAGACAAGTTGGTCTCCGCATTTCAGACAGCTGCGATGTTTGCACCAGCTCGAAGCCCTAAGGCAATCTTGCAGAATGTGCGCCTGGACGTGACTAACGAAGGTTGCACGATGATGGCGACCGATATGGATATGGGGGTGCGTGTCAATTTGGAGGGGGTGGAAGTGGAGTCGACCGGAACCGCGCTCCTTCCCGTGCTTCACTTTGGGGCAATCCTCCGCGAGTCGAGCGATGCCACGCTGAAGATCGAAACCACCAGCCGGGGCACCATGGTCCGTGGCGACCGGAGCGAGTTTCGCTTGCAGAGCGAAGATCCCGAAGAGTTTCCGATTGTCGCTCTCTTCGAAGAGACCAAGTACCACAACATTTCGGCTGCACTGCTGAAGCAAGTAATCACGCGCACCGAGTTCGCCACCGACATGGAGAGCAGCCGCTACGCCCTGGGGGGTGTGCTCATCGAACTGCACGGCGACAAGTTGATTGCCGTCGGGACCGATGGTCGCCGCCTGGCGAAGATGGAAGGCCCTGCAGAGGCTGTCAACGGTCACACCACCGGCGACAACACCACCATCATTCGCACCCCCTCGATGCGCCTCTTTGGCCGCGCGATCAGCGAAAACGATAACACCGTGCAACTCGCCGCACGTAGTAGCGACGTTCTCCTCAAGACCGAACGAGCCACGTTCTACTCGCGGCTGGTCGAAGGACGCTTTCCACGCTGGCGCGACGTCTTCCCACGACGTCAGGATGCCATCAAGATCGATCTCACGGTCGGCCCCTTCTTCTCGGTGCTGCGGCAAGCTGCCGTGGTGACGAGCCAAGATAGCCGCGGTATCGACTTCACCTTTGCCGACGGAACTCTCACCCTCTCGGCGGTCACCAGCGACGCCGGTCAATCGCGTGTCGAGATGCCGATCAGCTACACCGGCTCGGCCATCACCGTCACGCTCGATCATCGCTTTGTGGCCGACTTCCTGAAGGTCCTTTCTCCCGAGCAAACGATTGTGCTCGAGATCGAAAGTGCCGAATCAGCAGCGGTCTTCACAGCCGACGACAGCGCTTATGGCTATGTCGTGATGCCCCTGTCGCGTGATCGCTAG
- a CDS encoding dienelactone hydrolase family protein: protein MSQLVSHLGGSLLGTNFPRIFFPAIYVFALSLFAGCGSDSPTTSTPALQPLSDIPPSPVQDAPPPSTPTAIPSSTQEKQLATSEPTSPSEQLPVEKPSSTPTDNPDKQSFDSPESTFNLAELARNGGDVESLISCFTKEGLDHEVGATMLVASGFSEQLPPPFRAPFVEFVEQHQILAVIQQSQQIVSEAESKPSMQQVTQQLGSKIADPSKYLKDWTTTYQTFLREMRKQLEKEGDSRNPTNDYVLLDIAIQGEQAHGYFQVNGFLQKPLTPIYFVKRDRRWLIDGYPIGASPLEGATVQPPLELTPRYFDRPEKAYRALKAGAYENDASSGLACATQEGRYFEIGRAAMQLQQALMLPAATDDQKKELLAAAREAGLSIEIVASMISAIGDPTKQPFYDATVKLGKSIKDPITFIKRLRSVLGQKDQEGQYYIEQSPEPKIEAVTLQDDRATLHINFAPGIPDEYGMEVYCRKSEDGWQVSFDPSHRAEGETSEPMDEGPYLTWRGYDLNFLGKPLEEADVIFLLLHGLGANKEDLAEVAELIAADKSIAVVLPQGRFKLGEGRYSYVGDDEEAVERRFRNTVMDFKRIASELKIKYPQKQVALGGFSQGGTIALNVLCSSVQPYFDRVVIFSAPPLLEREPSPFTPHLPILFVQGTEDAVVDEAKVDTLITNLKMKAFPVEVIKFEGGHEIPRDKMDDIRAFLLKE from the coding sequence ATGTCACAACTTGTCTCTCATTTGGGCGGCTCTCTTTTGGGAACCAATTTTCCCCGAATATTTTTTCCAGCGATCTATGTATTCGCTTTATCGCTCTTCGCTGGTTGCGGTTCCGACTCTCCCACCACCAGCACACCAGCGTTACAACCCCTTAGTGATATTCCTCCTTCACCGGTACAAGATGCACCGCCTCCGTCTACGCCAACTGCAATTCCAAGTTCAACACAAGAAAAACAATTAGCGACTTCCGAACCTACCAGCCCCTCGGAGCAATTGCCGGTCGAAAAACCTTCATCTACGCCAACTGATAATCCTGATAAGCAATCTTTCGATTCTCCCGAAAGCACTTTCAACCTAGCCGAGTTGGCCCGTAATGGCGGAGACGTTGAGTCCTTGATCAGTTGCTTTACCAAGGAGGGGCTCGATCATGAGGTTGGAGCCACCATGCTGGTCGCTTCGGGATTTTCAGAGCAACTGCCACCACCTTTTCGAGCACCGTTTGTGGAATTTGTCGAACAGCACCAGATACTTGCTGTTATCCAGCAATCCCAGCAGATCGTAAGTGAAGCTGAGTCAAAACCTTCGATGCAACAGGTGACACAGCAACTTGGTTCCAAGATTGCCGACCCATCAAAGTATCTCAAGGATTGGACGACGACGTATCAGACTTTTCTCAGGGAAATGCGAAAGCAGCTAGAAAAAGAAGGCGATTCTCGTAACCCAACAAACGACTATGTGCTGCTCGACATCGCTATCCAAGGGGAGCAAGCTCATGGATACTTTCAAGTCAATGGCTTTCTACAAAAGCCACTGACACCGATATACTTCGTGAAGCGCGACAGGCGATGGCTCATCGATGGCTACCCAATAGGTGCATCTCCGTTGGAAGGGGCAACCGTCCAACCACCGCTAGAGCTAACACCACGCTACTTTGACCGTCCAGAAAAGGCATATCGCGCGCTGAAGGCAGGCGCTTATGAGAACGACGCCAGTTCTGGTTTAGCCTGCGCCACGCAGGAAGGTAGATATTTTGAAATCGGCCGAGCAGCGATGCAACTTCAACAAGCATTGATGCTTCCTGCGGCGACTGATGACCAAAAGAAAGAACTATTGGCTGCAGCACGTGAGGCTGGACTATCGATCGAGATTGTAGCATCAATGATTAGTGCAATTGGCGACCCAACTAAACAGCCTTTCTACGACGCAACAGTAAAACTCGGAAAGTCGATCAAAGATCCAATCACTTTCATCAAGCGGCTCCGCTCTGTTCTTGGGCAAAAGGATCAAGAGGGGCAATACTATATTGAGCAATCACCAGAACCAAAAATCGAGGCAGTTACGTTGCAAGATGATCGAGCTACGCTCCATATCAACTTCGCCCCAGGAATTCCCGACGAGTATGGCATGGAAGTATATTGTCGGAAATCAGAGGACGGCTGGCAGGTCTCCTTTGACCCTTCTCACCGCGCAGAAGGTGAAACGTCTGAGCCTATGGATGAAGGTCCTTATCTCACCTGGCGGGGGTACGATCTCAATTTCCTGGGAAAACCCCTGGAAGAAGCAGATGTCATCTTCTTGCTGCTACATGGTTTAGGAGCGAACAAAGAGGACCTAGCAGAAGTTGCCGAGTTGATTGCCGCAGACAAGTCCATTGCCGTCGTCCTACCACAAGGTCGGTTTAAGCTTGGTGAGGGACGATATAGCTATGTGGGAGATGACGAGGAAGCAGTTGAAAGACGCTTTCGCAACACAGTAATGGACTTCAAAAGAATCGCCAGCGAGCTCAAAATAAAATATCCCCAAAAGCAGGTTGCGTTAGGCGGATTCTCTCAGGGTGGAACGATTGCTTTGAATGTGCTTTGTAGCTCGGTTCAGCCCTATTTTGATCGCGTGGTGATTTTCTCGGCACCTCCCTTGCTCGAACGAGAACCCTCACCATTTACTCCCCATCTCCCCATTTTGTTTGTGCAGGGGACTGAGGATGCTGTGGTTGACGAGGCGAAAGTAGACACGCTCATTACAAATCTCAAAATGAAAGCCTTTCCTGTTGAAGTCATCAAGTTTGAAGGTGGGCATGAGATTCCACGTGACAAAATGGATGATATTCGCGCGTTTTTGCTCAAAGAGTAG
- a CDS encoding DUF721 domain-containing protein, whose product MSNPPSSSDPLEHDPNEGRYLKEDYERKRIFVRAPKAMGDVMSQLLARRGYARMITATSEQEAWELVAGEKMATVTKLGSCRRGVLEIVVASSMVLQELTFLKADLLSRLQQALPDAKIRDLKFKVGKIVHG is encoded by the coding sequence TTGAGCAATCCCCCGTCGTCGAGCGATCCTCTCGAGCACGACCCCAACGAAGGTCGCTACTTGAAAGAGGACTACGAGCGCAAACGGATTTTCGTCCGGGCTCCCAAAGCGATGGGAGATGTGATGAGCCAGCTCCTCGCTCGACGAGGCTATGCCCGCATGATCACCGCCACTAGCGAACAAGAGGCATGGGAATTGGTGGCTGGCGAAAAAATGGCAACTGTCACCAAACTCGGGTCCTGCCGTCGTGGCGTCCTCGAAATTGTGGTGGCCAGCAGCATGGTGCTCCAGGAACTCACGTTCCTCAAAGCAGACTTATTATCGCGACTGCAACAGGCACTCCCCGATGCCAAAATTCGCGATCTGAAATTCAAAGTCGGCAAGATTGTCCATGGATAG
- a CDS encoding DUF1731 domain-containing protein, with product MNRIFEQAIENDAMRGAYIASSPHPVSQREFMQAMRRAVKMPIGLPATEWMVRLGARWLLNTDPDLALYGRYVVPRRLLDEGFTFEYPELSPALSHLLK from the coding sequence ATGAATCGCATTTTCGAGCAGGCGATCGAGAATGACGCGATGCGGGGAGCCTATATCGCCTCGAGCCCCCATCCCGTTTCGCAGCGCGAGTTCATGCAGGCGATGCGACGAGCTGTGAAGATGCCGATCGGCTTACCAGCGACCGAGTGGATGGTGCGGCTGGGGGCCCGCTGGCTCCTCAACACCGACCCCGATTTGGCCCTTTACGGCCGCTATGTTGTCCCTCGGCGATTGCTCGACGAGGGGTTTACGTTTGAATATCCCGAGCTGTCGCCAGCCCTCAGCCATCTATTGAAGTAG
- a CDS encoding lactate racemase domain-containing protein, whose protein sequence is MPWFTESAPSISRARVLELVERACQEARERICKSPRRVLLLPPDITRMHSGSGWITEAFYNHFKDEADVHVIPTLGQHEPHTPEQNAQMFGSIPNERIHAHDWRDGCVKVGELSAEYVEETTAGAADWAMPIWLNSMLMKEKWDLIINIGHVVPHEVLGFANHNKNYFIGVAGKDLICTSHMAAASCGIENNLGNLLTPVRQCFNKAEEDYLGHLPDFYVQVTLARDPSGHLTHTGVFVGDDLETYLAAARQSREQNITVLDKPLKKVVCVMQGDEFFSTWVANKSVYRTRMALADDGELVVIAPGLKRFGEQKDVDALIRKYGYCGTPKVRELYKQNADMQDLAHATAHLIHGSSEGRFRITYAPGHLGPDDLAQVNFGYADINETLKRYPVDTLQEGFNTIDGEEFFFIPTPSAGLWATKEKLYNRKTGFGAEVTA, encoded by the coding sequence ATGCCTTGGTTTACTGAATCCGCTCCGTCGATTTCGCGTGCTCGTGTCCTGGAACTTGTCGAGCGTGCTTGTCAGGAAGCGCGCGAGCGAATCTGCAAAAGCCCCCGCCGCGTACTCCTCTTGCCGCCCGATATCACACGCATGCACTCCGGCAGCGGCTGGATCACCGAGGCGTTCTACAACCACTTCAAAGACGAAGCTGATGTGCACGTGATCCCGACGCTCGGTCAGCACGAACCGCACACCCCCGAGCAAAACGCACAGATGTTCGGCAGCATCCCCAACGAGCGCATCCACGCGCACGACTGGCGCGATGGCTGTGTGAAAGTCGGCGAGCTCTCGGCAGAGTACGTCGAAGAGACCACCGCCGGTGCTGCCGATTGGGCGATGCCCATTTGGCTCAACAGCATGCTGATGAAAGAAAAGTGGGATCTCATCATCAACATCGGCCACGTTGTGCCGCACGAAGTCCTCGGGTTTGCCAACCACAACAAGAACTACTTCATCGGCGTCGCCGGCAAAGACCTCATCTGCACCTCACACATGGCCGCCGCCAGCTGTGGTATCGAAAACAACCTCGGCAACCTCCTCACCCCCGTGCGTCAGTGCTTCAACAAAGCCGAAGAAGACTACCTCGGCCACTTGCCCGACTTCTACGTTCAAGTCACCCTCGCTCGCGACCCATCCGGCCACCTCACCCACACCGGTGTGTTCGTGGGAGACGATCTCGAGACCTATCTCGCCGCCGCACGTCAATCGCGCGAGCAAAACATTACGGTCCTCGATAAGCCGCTCAAAAAAGTCGTCTGCGTGATGCAAGGGGACGAGTTCTTTAGCACGTGGGTTGCTAATAAGAGTGTCTATCGCACCCGCATGGCCTTGGCCGACGATGGCGAACTCGTTGTCATTGCGCCCGGTCTGAAACGTTTTGGCGAACAGAAAGATGTCGACGCACTGATTCGCAAGTATGGCTATTGCGGCACACCCAAAGTCCGCGAGCTCTATAAACAAAACGCTGATATGCAAGATCTCGCCCACGCCACTGCCCACTTGATCCACGGCAGTAGCGAAGGTCGCTTCCGCATTACTTATGCGCCGGGCCATTTGGGTCCCGACGATTTGGCTCAAGTCAACTTTGGCTATGCCGATATCAATGAGACCTTAAAGCGCTATCCTGTCGATACCTTACAAGAGGGTTTCAACACGATTGATGGCGAAGAATTCTTCTTCATCCCCACACCTTCCGCCGGCTTGTGGGCTACCAAAGAAAAACTCTACAACCGCAAAACCGGCTTCGGCGCCGAAGTGACTGCTTGA
- a CDS encoding leucyl aminopeptidase produces the protein MKGQTGMGLSFTDAAVKSLEADAIVTSIFADSPLPTIAAELDLATGGQISKLIETKEITGKKGEVTLLLAPPGLKTAVLAVVGLGKPDALDQGTVLRSFSAAAKQLSSKPRAKVALAADPRFSEPFAEAAVTGMLLGSVGSDLYRTKKGRFPFGELVVSGIAPAVATRGEVLANAMNLARHLVNEPPSEIYPESFAAAAVKVAEQSGLAIEVWDQARLEAERCGSLLAVARGSSKPARLVILKYMGGPSGQAPLALVGKGVTFDSGGLSIKPTDGMKTMKCDMAGAATVVATLQAIAALKLPINVIGLCGLVENMLSGDSYKLGDVLTARSGKTIEVLNTDAEGRLVLADVLDVALQHDPARIIDLATLTGACMVALGNDVAGLMTNDQALCDLVRSSADTVGEQVWQLPMFPEYGEQIRSDIADIKNVGDGRWGGAITAAKFLEEFVNGKPWLHIDIAGPSYFDSPKPWLDAGGSGCLVRTLVEVVRRYSSGAV, from the coding sequence GTGAAAGGTCAAACAGGCATGGGACTTTCGTTTACAGACGCAGCGGTTAAATCACTCGAAGCCGATGCGATCGTCACCAGTATTTTTGCCGATAGTCCACTCCCGACCATCGCCGCCGAGCTCGATCTGGCCACCGGCGGGCAGATCTCGAAACTGATCGAAACGAAAGAAATCACCGGGAAAAAGGGGGAAGTGACCCTGCTGCTCGCTCCTCCGGGGTTAAAAACAGCCGTGCTGGCGGTGGTGGGACTCGGCAAGCCCGATGCGCTCGATCAAGGGACCGTGCTGCGAAGCTTTTCCGCCGCTGCCAAGCAGCTGTCGTCGAAACCTCGCGCGAAAGTTGCCCTGGCTGCAGATCCTCGTTTTAGCGAACCGTTTGCCGAAGCGGCTGTCACCGGCATGCTCCTCGGCTCGGTCGGCAGCGATCTGTATCGCACCAAAAAGGGACGTTTTCCCTTTGGCGAACTCGTAGTTAGTGGTATCGCTCCCGCTGTGGCGACGCGCGGCGAGGTGCTGGCAAACGCCATGAACCTCGCGCGACATCTCGTCAACGAACCTCCGAGCGAGATTTACCCCGAATCGTTCGCCGCCGCTGCTGTGAAGGTGGCCGAGCAAAGTGGCCTCGCCATTGAAGTGTGGGATCAAGCGCGGCTCGAAGCCGAGCGCTGTGGATCGCTGCTGGCGGTCGCGCGAGGCAGCAGCAAGCCTGCACGACTCGTCATCCTGAAGTACATGGGTGGACCGAGCGGCCAAGCACCACTGGCGCTTGTCGGTAAAGGAGTGACGTTCGACAGCGGTGGTCTCTCGATCAAACCGACCGACGGCATGAAGACGATGAAGTGCGACATGGCTGGCGCTGCCACCGTGGTTGCTACCTTGCAGGCCATCGCCGCGCTCAAGCTGCCAATCAACGTGATCGGCTTGTGCGGGCTGGTCGAGAACATGCTCAGTGGCGACAGCTACAAGCTGGGAGATGTCCTCACCGCGCGCAGTGGCAAGACGATCGAAGTCCTCAACACCGATGCCGAAGGTCGCCTCGTTTTGGCCGACGTTTTGGACGTCGCTTTGCAGCACGATCCTGCCCGCATCATCGACCTCGCGACCCTCACCGGCGCTTGCATGGTCGCCCTCGGAAACGACGTCGCCGGGCTGATGACCAACGATCAAGCACTCTGCGATCTGGTCCGCTCGTCGGCCGACACCGTGGGGGAACAGGTCTGGCAGTTGCCGATGTTTCCCGAGTATGGCGAACAGATTCGCAGCGACATTGCCGACATCAAAAACGTCGGCGATGGACGCTGGGGGGGCGCCATTACCGCTGCGAAATTCCTCGAAGAATTCGTCAACGGCAAGCCTTGGCTACACATCGATATCGCCGGGCCGAGCTACTTCGATAGCCCTAAACCATGGCTCGATGCCGGTGGCAGCGGCTGTCTCGTCCGCACACTGGTCGAGGTGGTTCGTCGCTACTCGAGCGGTGCCGTGTAG
- a CDS encoding NAD-dependent epimerase/dehydratase family protein, with the protein MTTPIQVVITGGSGFLGVSLARHLSAKGYKVTIVSRSRPKVVGNWTWQVWDGRTVGDWKSTLCGAAAVVNLTGRSVDCRKTPNHQDEIIRSRVESVRAIGQALREVDQPPPVWVQMSTAHCYGDPPQVRCDERSAWGIGLAPLVAQAWESALAENLLPQQRWVALRTSFVIGRDLGAGHGALARLIPLVRWGLGGTIGRGTQGMSWIH; encoded by the coding sequence ATGACCACACCGATACAAGTTGTGATTACGGGTGGGAGTGGTTTTTTGGGAGTGTCACTGGCCCGTCATTTAAGCGCGAAGGGTTATAAGGTCACGATTGTTTCCCGCTCGCGTCCCAAAGTTGTTGGGAACTGGACCTGGCAAGTGTGGGATGGGCGAACAGTGGGTGATTGGAAGAGCACCTTATGTGGCGCAGCGGCAGTAGTGAATCTAACAGGTCGATCGGTCGATTGTCGTAAAACTCCCAATCATCAAGATGAGATTATAAGATCGCGCGTTGAATCAGTTCGCGCGATTGGCCAGGCGCTTCGGGAGGTGGATCAACCCCCTCCGGTTTGGGTTCAAATGAGCACCGCTCATTGCTATGGCGATCCACCTCAAGTGCGCTGCGATGAGCGCTCGGCCTGGGGGATTGGACTAGCTCCCCTGGTGGCCCAAGCGTGGGAAAGTGCGCTCGCGGAGAACCTCTTGCCCCAGCAGCGCTGGGTGGCGCTGCGAACCAGTTTTGTGATTGGCCGCGACCTCGGCGCTGGCCATGGAGCGCTGGCCCGATTAATTCCGCTGGTCCGGTGGGGTCTCGGTGGGACGATCGGCCGGGGGACGCAAGGGATGAGCTGGATTCACTAG
- a CDS encoding DNA gyrase subunit B → MADELTPENVEKDYNAESIKHLSDLEHVRLRPAMYIGDITARGLHHLVYEVVDNSIDEAMAGHAKQVSVIVNTDGSVTVEDDGRGIPVERHEQLSASEGRDVSTLEGVMTKLKFGGKFDKDSYKTSGGLHGVGVTVVNFLSQWAEVQVCRGGKIYQQSYETGAPTGPVREIGSTDRTGTKTTFKPDGTIFQTTKYQYDILHKRLQELAFLNSGVRIKFKDERNGEGAEFCYERGIIEFIEHLNRASDVIHSDVIYLRGEVDTVGFEIALQYSAEYTENLHSYVNNIHTVEGGTHVSGFRSALTRTLNAYGKKEGLFKDITPTGDDFREGLTAVISVRVAHPQFEGQTKTKLGNGEVDGIVAGAVNEFLAKFLEENPKTAKIIVRKGVLAAEAREAARKAKEVLRSRKNALGGGGLPGKLRDCISKEMERCELYLVEGDSAGGSAEGGRLRDFQAILPLRGKIINAYKSREDKVLANEEVQSMIQAIGTGIGAEIDLTKRRYNKIIIMTDADVDGSHIRTLLLCFFYRQMYSLVANGHVYVAQPPLFRVRSKKETYYVQTDEEMRSQLLSRGIGDTELDLQNGTKFVGDDMKKIAGILASMEDALVALERRGISLKLHATRADVNTGALPVVHLFIGSRDYWLRSAEEINAKVQELESELKKKIIFGEKVVEAAPGATDAPPAVDENAIRAYSVELHEVKTINAGLSQLKPYSIDLAALIPQERTGTDEPRYILRRGENEIPLKELRTLVASIREMGQKGMSVTRFKGLGEMNAEELRDTTLDPKNRTLVQVSMRDAGAADDMFRVLMGEKVEPRRQFIETHALEVRNLDV, encoded by the coding sequence ATGGCTGATGAATTGACACCAGAGAATGTCGAAAAAGATTATAATGCCGAAAGCATTAAGCATCTCTCCGATCTCGAGCACGTCCGCCTTCGTCCAGCCATGTACATTGGCGATATCACGGCGCGTGGTTTGCATCACCTCGTCTACGAAGTGGTCGACAACTCGATCGACGAAGCGATGGCCGGGCATGCCAAGCAGGTCTCGGTAATCGTCAACACCGATGGCAGTGTGACGGTGGAAGACGACGGTCGTGGGATTCCTGTGGAACGTCACGAACAACTCTCGGCCTCCGAAGGGCGCGATGTGTCGACCCTCGAAGGGGTCATGACCAAACTGAAGTTCGGCGGCAAGTTCGACAAAGACTCCTACAAGACTTCTGGCGGTCTGCACGGTGTCGGTGTCACGGTGGTGAACTTCCTCTCCCAATGGGCCGAGGTGCAAGTTTGCCGTGGTGGAAAAATCTATCAGCAGTCATACGAGACCGGAGCTCCCACCGGTCCTGTTCGCGAAATCGGCAGCACCGATCGGACCGGCACCAAGACCACCTTCAAGCCCGACGGAACGATCTTTCAAACGACCAAATATCAGTACGATATTTTGCACAAGCGTTTGCAAGAACTGGCGTTTCTCAACAGCGGGGTGCGGATCAAATTCAAAGATGAACGGAACGGCGAAGGGGCCGAATTCTGCTACGAACGTGGCATTATCGAGTTCATCGAGCATCTCAACCGCGCCAGCGACGTGATCCATAGCGACGTCATTTACCTGCGTGGTGAAGTTGATACGGTCGGTTTCGAAATCGCCCTGCAGTACTCGGCCGAATACACCGAGAATCTCCATTCGTACGTGAACAACATTCACACGGTGGAAGGTGGCACGCACGTCTCCGGTTTTCGCTCGGCTTTGACGCGGACACTGAATGCTTACGGCAAAAAAGAAGGTCTTTTCAAGGACATTACCCCCACCGGAGATGATTTCCGCGAAGGGCTCACGGCGGTGATCAGCGTGCGTGTTGCGCATCCGCAGTTCGAAGGACAAACCAAGACGAAACTCGGCAACGGCGAAGTCGACGGCATCGTCGCCGGTGCTGTGAATGAGTTCCTGGCCAAGTTCCTCGAAGAGAATCCCAAGACCGCTAAGATTATCGTTCGCAAAGGTGTGCTGGCAGCCGAAGCGCGCGAAGCGGCTCGCAAGGCCAAGGAAGTGCTCCGCAGCCGCAAGAATGCCCTCGGTGGTGGTGGCTTGCCTGGCAAACTGCGCGACTGCATCAGCAAAGAGATGGAACGTTGCGAACTCTATCTCGTCGAAGGTGATTCGGCCGGTGGGTCGGCTGAAGGGGGTCGGCTACGCGATTTCCAAGCGATCCTTCCCCTTCGAGGTAAGATCATTAATGCTTATAAGTCGCGCGAAGATAAAGTGCTCGCCAACGAAGAAGTGCAGAGCATGATCCAAGCGATTGGCACCGGTATTGGTGCCGAAATTGATCTCACCAAGCGTCGTTATAATAAGATCATTATTATGACCGATGCCGACGTCGATGGATCGCACATTCGAACGCTCCTCTTGTGCTTCTTCTATCGCCAGATGTACTCGCTGGTGGCCAATGGACATGTGTATGTCGCTCAGCCGCCACTCTTCCGTGTCCGCTCGAAGAAAGAGACCTACTACGTTCAAACCGACGAAGAGATGCGGAGCCAACTCCTCAGCCGAGGCATTGGCGATACGGAACTCGATCTGCAAAACGGAACGAAGTTCGTCGGCGACGATATGAAAAAGATCGCTGGCATTCTCGCCAGCATGGAAGATGCCCTCGTCGCACTCGAGCGGCGTGGTATCAGCCTGAAATTGCACGCCACTCGGGCCGACGTTAACACCGGCGCTTTGCCGGTGGTGCACCTCTTCATTGGAAGCCGCGATTACTGGCTCCGCAGTGCCGAAGAGATCAACGCCAAGGTGCAAGAACTCGAAAGCGAGCTGAAGAAGAAAATCATCTTCGGCGAAAAGGTCGTGGAAGCAGCTCCCGGCGCGACCGATGCTCCACCTGCCGTCGACGAGAATGCGATTCGTGCCTACTCGGTCGAACTGCACGAAGTGAAAACGATCAATGCCGGTCTCTCGCAGCTGAAGCCTTACAGCATCGATCTCGCCGCCCTGATTCCCCAGGAGCGGACCGGAACTGATGAGCCGCGCTATATTCTCCGCCGCGGCGAAAACGAAATTCCGTTGAAGGAGCTTCGCACGCTCGTCGCCAGCATTCGTGAGATGGGTCAAAAAGGAATGTCGGTCACCCGCTTTAAAGGTCTGGGGGAAATGAATGCGGAAGAGCTCCGCGACACAACCCTCGACCCCAAGAACCGCACGCTGGTGCAAGTCAGCATGCGCGACGCTGGTGCCGCCGACGACATGTTCCGCGTGCTCATGGGGGAAAAAGTCGAACCACGTCGCCAATTCATCGAGACCCACGCCCTCGAAGTTCGCAACCTCGACGTGTAA